Within the Melitaea cinxia chromosome 12, ilMelCinx1.1, whole genome shotgun sequence genome, the region TACGTAGGCCTCGAAGCTAATTTTTGTGTATATCTTATGTATCAAAATTCGTAATTATTTGGAcagaataatttataataactctTAAGTAACTTTAAAGCATTTATGACAAGCTTTAACGAAGTTCTAGCTTTACAAAATATGGCGTCGGATTGTACATATAGAGCCTTCGCGCGTGATGTTATGTATATCTATATCAGTAGCAGATAAAACCGTATCTACATTAGAATGATAAGCCGAACGCTTCGCGTATTGCCAAAATGAATATCTAGCGTTTTCATAACGAACACTGAACACAATACATATATTGCGAGTATCAGAACTTCTCATCTTCGATGTTAGCATTTATCAATTTATAACCCGATTTGTTCATATTACACAATAGTACAAACGACATTGCATTGACTtggtacatttaaaaatatacaaaaactcATCACACCCAAGTAAatttttccaaaattttatCCCGAAGctctaatattaatattggcACTTATTTTTTACTCCAACCGAGGTATTATCCATAcactcattataattattatccttaggaaaaataaaagttttaatcttttttaaataaaacgtattATCCACGAGTACTTTTTCAATCGAAGTTTTTGTGCAGGATCTTGTGCGCTGCTTTTATGAGAGGCGTTAGTGTTTTCAACTCCATAGCACATTTCAAGAACGGATGAGCCAATAACTCGTCTGCTGTGGCTCTTTCGTCAGCATCGACTTGCAAACATTTATCCAGAAAATCTTGGAATTCCGGAGACAATTTATCCCATCTTGGTATCTTGGGTCTACCCACGGCCGCGATCAAGTATAATGCTCTTAGTGGAGATTCTTTCATGTATGGAGGTTCTCCTTCTATCATTTCGATAGCCATTATGCCAAGCGACCAAACGTCGACTTTCTTTCCATATTGCTTTCGAGTAACGACTTCGGGCGCCATCCAGTATGGCGTTCCTACCATAGTCTGCCGTTTCTCATCCCCAACGATATTGGCACAGAACCCAAAATCAGTCACTTTGACCGTTCCATCCATTCCAAGAAGAACATTATCAGACTTTATGTCCCTGTGTATTGTGCCTTTGGAATGTAAGAATGCTATTGCTTGTAACGTCTCGCGACAAACGGCTGCGATTTGTCCCTCTTTCATAACCACTTCAGTGACTACGTCTGTTAAAGATCCCCCATCGAGTAACTCCATCGCGACCCAGAGGTGATGGTAACAAAGGAAGGCATCAAGGAAGTTGACGAGATTTTTGTGATTGAAGCCTTTTAAGACGTTTATTTCATTGAGTATAAGATCTTTTTTAGACTGTTTCGTTAGGTCAATATCCTTGATCGCGACACTCGAGTTATCTTTGCGGTCAATGGCGATGAAGACGACACCTGAAGGCAAGAAATTTGAAGAtgagaatattttatatgaatttggGATGATGACTTTTTTGGAAAGAACGTAATTGTttcctattaatttttattttattaatatatattaatattatcaaagcTATCTATGCATCATATTcaaaattctaacaatatttcatatattaaaatctatacatctgtataaagtgaaataaagaATTAGAGAAAGACTTTTTTAGCACACTATATAGTGTCTAAGATATTTTTCAGGCCTCTAAGAttgttatgaataaatatagACATCTGCATCAAAGAGTGTTTGGGCAAGATTACAACTCGGTTTCATTTGATTACGACAATTGCTGTTAAATTGCACAATTGCTTactattgtataaattttatgatagcacttgacaatttatattaagtttGCGTATGCTGTGATTAATTCTgttatacataatacatttttcatacatttgttgtttatttatagttatttaattattacttattttattttttccataACTTTTCATTATAGTTATATTAGTATAACAaagcataatataaataaataaactatatacatataataaaatggtagaaaagtcaaaactgtacattgaatatttttttaaaataatacttggggtgtgatctacaatcgaccaaaaatatagtttttagaatttttgtctgtatgtatgtctgggataaattcaaaaagtactgcatcgatttacttcaaatttggcacgaatattatgaagaagtcgggtcaacatataggctacatattatcacgctatcacctacggtgaacgagcagtaaacctttatttcttcaatgcattctgtaacaacgtgtaatctaacgacgcatatttgaatgttgttgttattatgttaataaccatgctataagctagcttcatactataaataaagacattctgtagtatatttagtacaagcattgcacccgtgcgagtaaataaataaacactttaaacTCAATGGCCCCCAGTATGATTTTATCCTGTTTTGGAgatccagaaacacacacaatacacaagcacaaacgcccagacattATTATtggtatagaaataaataatgaatgagTAAATAATTCagttagaaaacaatttatatagtaaaaaattgatttattgtGTATTAgacattaataaaaacattaatcatAATATTAATTGAGATAATACATTATCTTAAAGTGCTAAGTCTTGTACTAAATcttaaattacgaaaaaaaaaaaaaattgaagttttagttacatatatttacaatttttttttacattatattatttaataaaatagacattagaaaattttaaatattagaactgtttattatgtttatttaatgcATACTATAATTAGATTTACTTTTGGATAGATTTtcaaatcgtattttttttttaatattatgaccATGTATTTTATACCTGTTAGCctctatttaaataataaattcaatatatttatattaactaattattatgtACTATGTACCTTTTCCACAAGTAAATTTAGTTGTTatgtttgtaatgga harbors:
- the LOC123658430 gene encoding serine/threonine-protein kinase PAK 3, producing MTGRSGRGVFGKLFSKKQSIRDERVQEIGMPTNVKQHIHVSMNSETGMLEGLPSSWLRQLNAQISPSEQKENPNAAIQAVTFHNFHVLKKEQAENEPCKPIVTEEAITKEELEIKKFLANKNGHQSHDSDISIGQSSEEDVAPTDNFSQRQTMPAGVTKNNLKKKDAMMDLTAIVEDLTLIGAEPEESPILRKKEMMNATLTDEEIYDELKRICNKDDPYERFERIKQVGAGASGVVFIAIDRKDNSSVAIKDIDLTKQSKKDLILNEINVLKGFNHKNLVNFLDAFLCYHHLWVAMELLDGGSLTDVVTEVVMKEGQIAAVCRETLQAIAFLHSKGTIHRDIKSDNVLLGMDGTVKVTDFGFCANIVGDEKRQTMVGTPYWMAPEVVTRKQYGKKVDVWSLGIMAIEMIEGEPPYMKESPLRALYLIAAVGRPKIPRWDKLSPEFQDFLDKCLQVDADERATADELLAHPFLKCAMELKTLTPLIKAAHKILHKNFD